The region AACTAACAAATAGGGCTGCTTACCCGGGATCTCGATATAGGCAGCGTCGTGGCGTACTTGGCTAGTCCATCCAGCTTTAGACCACAGTAAGGCATTCTGAGGCAAACCTTCCCCCAGAAAACCGGTTACCTGATTTTCATCGTCGGTTGTTAAATCAGCTGGGTTAAGACTGCGTTTCATCAAGGCCATCATACTTTGCGAAGCTTTTGAGGATACTGCTACTCCGCCGATAATGCTGTGCAGGAGACGAGCTGTAGCGTTAGTAGTCAGCATATTGCGATTTTCCATCAATTCGCCCACAAAAATGCGCTCGCGTCCGTAGGGACCATCACACCAGGTTTTTTGGTTAACGTTGATTGCTTCTAACTCCGGCCAGCCCAACGAGTGAAAGTAGCGATTGACAATGTTACGCTGTAACTGCCAGGTTTGGAACGGCCCGTGGGATAGTTCCGGGCCGCTGGTGGTGCCCGTCAAGACATCCACAACTAAACTGGTGGCGTCGTTGCTAGAATCGACGATCGTATCGCGGATAGCGCGTTCCAACTCGGCGGTTGTCTGAATCATGCCTTTTTCCAACCACTCGTATACTGCCACCAGGTAAAACAGCTTGACGACGCTGGCAGGATAGATGCGATCGCTACCTCGATAGCTGAAACCTCTAACTTCGTGGTTCCAAAAAGCTTGCGGGCTAAGGGCTCCACCTGTATTTACAGGCACGGGCGGATCGTAGACAATCCAAGTAAGGGCGATTTGGTTGCGGGCTAGGTCTGGAAATTCCGCCCAAGTTGCAGAAAGGATTTGATTGCCCAGCTGTTGCAGTTGTTCGTCTTTGCGGAAAAAAGTCATTCGATTTTAGATTTTAGATTTTAGATTTGAGATTGTTCGTAGTACATTGTTCGTTGCAACGTCTTCGTCCGCAAACAATAAACTGCGAACCGCTAACCACAGATCGTGAACGAAAATTTCCAGTCGATCGAGTACCGATGCCGACGCAATGTCAACATTTACGATTCTCCTAGCTGCACCCGTTTGGCAACTCAGGCGGCGCTTGGGCGTCATCTACGAGTAGTATCGCCCAATGGGGATACATCTGATACATCTATTGAGGTGTGTCTGTGCGAGGATGATTATCCCGGCTGGCTGTCAATC is a window of Aerosakkonema funiforme FACHB-1375 DNA encoding:
- a CDS encoding serine hydrolase; this translates as MTFFRKDEQLQQLGNQILSATWAEFPDLARNQIALTWIVYDPPVPVNTGGALSPQAFWNHEVRGFSYRGSDRIYPASVVKLFYLVAVYEWLEKGMIQTTAELERAIRDTIVDSSNDATSLVVDVLTGTTSGPELSHGPFQTWQLQRNIVNRYFHSLGWPELEAINVNQKTWCDGPYGRERIFVGELMENRNMLTTNATARLLHSIIGGVAVSSKASQSMMALMKRSLNPADLTTDDENQVTGFLGEGLPQNALLWSKAGWTSQVRHDAAYIEIPGKQPYLLVVFTEGRAHSKNKAILPFVSRQVAGAVDEADAGEM